The following coding sequences lie in one Arachis ipaensis cultivar K30076 chromosome B03, Araip1.1, whole genome shotgun sequence genomic window:
- the LOC107634468 gene encoding cysteine-rich receptor-like protein kinase 29, which produces NEPTSCQFCLSTAASDILQHCPNRSSAVIWYNYCILRYSNHDFHGNLIMTPSWQTLGTKNSTNSTQELQKAETYMQSLIKNATAESNYLLYAVGEFNAGGSLGKRYGLVQCTRDLTSDKCRQCLNAMLDQVPKCCVAKVGWQVGSPSCLTRYNDYMFYKIQGSSPLPNSAKNNSSKTKTVIIIIACVLVPVVLLISGIYLLWRKNQINNDALLPEDTPISIQYNSQEGQGHETLNADFPTVPLIWIRQSTNNFSNSCKLGEGGFGPVYKVSLNISITENLPRDTGYSLRAPWRRNSSPTVAEQRRQQALAMAVEFQRRPSTPFFSTPSRFLSSSSSLSLALDNENDGGGALGSVVLSFLPSPLLSSSLLPVLPLSEFFSFVCVS; this is translated from the exons AATGAACCTACAAGCTGCCAGTTTTGCCTCTCCACCGCAGCTTCAGACATTCTCCAGCACTGCCCAAACAGGTCATCAGCAGTGATATGGTATAACTACTGCATACTCAGATACTCTAACCATGACTTCCATGGTAACCTTATAATGACTCCATCATGGCAAACTCTTGGGACCaagaacagcaccaacagcacaCAAGAACTCCAGAAAGCAGAGACTTATATGCAGAGCTTGATAAAGAATGCTACTGCAGAGAGCAATTACCTGTTGTATGCAGTGGGTGAGTTCAATGCTGGTGGTTCATTAGGGAAAAGGTATGGATTGGTGCAGTGTACTAGGGACCTTACTAGTGACAAGTGTAGGCAGTGTTTGAATGCTATGTTGGATCAAGTTCCTAAATGCTGTGTTGCAAAAGTTGGATGGCAAGTTGGATCTCCAAGCTGTTTGACAAGGTATAATGATTATATGTTCTACAAGATTCAAGGATCTTCTCCTTTGCCTAATTCag CCAAGAACAATTCAAGCAAGACAAAAACTGTGATCATCATCATAGCGTGTGTGTTGGTGCCAGTAGTGCTACTAATTTCTGGCATCTACTTATTATGGAGGAAGAATCAAATAAACAATG ATGCATTATTGCCAGAGGACACTCCTATATCAATACAGTATAACTCTCAAGAAGGTCAAGGACACGAAACATTGAATGCTGACTTTCCTACCGTTCCTCTGATTTGGATTCGACAGAGCACTAATAACTTTTCAAATTCTTGCAAATTAGGGGAAGGAGGTTTTGGTCCCGTTTATAAGGTATCACTGAATATTTCAAT AACAGAGAATTTACCTCGTGACACGGGATACTCCCTTCGAGCTCCTTGGCGGCGGAACAGCAGCCCGACGGTGGCAGAACAGCGAAGGCAACAAGCCCTAGCAATGGCGGTGGAGTTTCAGCGGCGACCGAGCACCCCCTTTTTCTCTACTCCCTCGCGTTTTCTCTCTTCCTCGAGCTCTCTTTCACTGGCGCTTGATAACGAAAACGATGGCGGCGGAGCCCTAGGCAGTGTCGTCCTTTCTTTCCTTCCttcccctctcctctcttcttctcttcttcctgtGCTCCCCCTTTCTGAGTTTTTCTCTTTCGTGTGTGTGAGTTGA